In Candidatus Eremiobacterota bacterium, a single window of DNA contains:
- a CDS encoding insulinase family protein → MIQTSTLPNGLLVLTETMSHVRSATVGVWCDVGSAAEPPERRGLSHLLEHMVFKGTERRTARQIAEEMDAVGGELNAMTDKETTCFYAHVVDRQLPRAVDVLADMLQHAVFAADDLAREQQVVLEEIKMYDDAPGEVVHDRFTRTLWRGANLGDPTIGFAHTVSAITREDLLAWHAARYAPSTVFVTAAGNIDHDTVVALAAEAFASFGGSAPRTVPERPRFTPGLDVTIDDTEQAYVLLGAPGLALRDERRYALSVLDALLGGGMSSRLFQRVREERALAYEISTFQQGYREAGLFGVSAGCSPERVQECVDVVVDELDQLLHDGVRADEVARTREHLKGNLTLALESTFNRMSRLARNYIVHGRQISTEEVEAGFDAVDGDAVDTLARELLGPAQRGLCVLGPADVRGVRLPGAAAA, encoded by the coding sequence ATGATCCAAACCTCGACCTTGCCGAACGGCCTGCTCGTCCTGACCGAGACGATGTCCCACGTCCGCTCCGCGACCGTCGGCGTCTGGTGCGACGTCGGCTCGGCGGCCGAGCCGCCCGAACGGCGCGGGCTCTCGCACCTGCTCGAGCACATGGTCTTCAAGGGAACCGAGCGGCGCACGGCACGGCAGATCGCGGAAGAGATGGACGCCGTCGGCGGCGAGCTCAACGCGATGACCGACAAAGAGACGACGTGTTTCTACGCGCACGTGGTCGACCGCCAGCTTCCGCGCGCCGTCGACGTGCTCGCCGACATGCTGCAGCACGCGGTCTTCGCGGCCGACGACCTCGCGCGCGAGCAGCAAGTCGTGCTCGAAGAGATCAAGATGTACGACGACGCGCCGGGCGAGGTCGTGCACGACCGCTTCACGCGCACGCTGTGGCGCGGCGCGAACCTGGGCGATCCGACGATCGGCTTCGCGCACACGGTCTCCGCGATCACGCGCGAAGATTTGCTTGCCTGGCACGCCGCGCGCTACGCGCCCTCGACGGTGTTCGTTACCGCGGCGGGGAACATCGACCACGACACGGTGGTGGCGCTCGCGGCGGAGGCGTTCGCGTCGTTCGGCGGCAGCGCGCCGCGGACGGTTCCCGAGCGCCCGCGATTCACGCCGGGATTGGACGTCACGATCGACGACACCGAGCAGGCCTACGTGCTGCTCGGCGCGCCCGGTCTGGCGCTGCGCGACGAGCGGCGCTACGCGCTCTCGGTGCTCGACGCGCTGCTCGGCGGCGGAATGTCGAGCCGCCTCTTCCAGCGCGTGCGCGAGGAGCGCGCGCTCGCCTACGAGATCTCCACCTTCCAGCAAGGCTATCGCGAGGCGGGGCTCTTCGGCGTGAGCGCGGGCTGCTCGCCGGAGCGCGTGCAGGAGTGCGTCGACGTCGTCGTCGACGAGCTGGACCAGCTGCTCCACGACGGCGTGCGCGCCGACGAGGTTGCGCGCACTCGCGAGCACCTCAAGGGAAACCTAACGCTTGCGCTCGAGAGCACGTTCAACCGCATGTCGCGGCTGGCGCGCAATTACATCGTGCACGGCCGGCAGATCAGCACCGAGGAAGTCGAAGCCGGGTTCGACGCGGTCGACGGCGATGCGGTCGACACGCTCGCGCGCGAGCTGCTCGGGCCGGCGCAGCGCGGGCTGTGCGTTCTGGGGCCGGCCGACGTTCGCGGCGTGAGGCTGCCGGGGGCCGCGGCCGCGTGA